The Thermodesulfobacteriota bacterium genome includes a window with the following:
- the rpsJ gene encoding 30S ribosomal protein S10, with protein sequence MQNHKIRIRLKGYDHNLLDQSTAEIVETVRRAGGKVAGPIPLPTVINKYCVLRSPHVDKKSREQFEIRTHKRLLDILEPTQQTIDALMKLELSAGVDVEIKL encoded by the coding sequence ATTCAAAACCATAAAATTCGTATCCGTTTGAAGGGTTATGATCATAACCTTTTGGATCAGTCTACGGCTGAGATTGTGGAAACAGTGAGGCGTGCCGGGGGGAAGGTGGCGGGGCCCATTCCTCTACCTACGGTAATTAACAAGTATTGTGTCTTGCGCTCTCCCCATGTGGATAAAAAGTCCAGAGAGCAGTTCGAAATTCGGACACATAAAAGGCTTCTGGATATTTTGGAGCCGACGCAACAAACCATCGACGCCCTTATGAAACTGGAACTTTCGGCCGGGGTCGATGTCGAGATAAAACTCTAG